The Thermosipho affectus genomic sequence ACCTCCTCAACCTCGCGTCTTCTAATTTACCATACTTATCTTTTTCTGTCAACCCTTGCCTTTTGTTAAATTTTATTTAAGAAAAAAACAATGGCTTCGGAAACCCGAAGCCATTAGATTTTTATTCTCCGTATTCTTCGGCTAAATACTTATTAATTTGATCATCTGCCGTTTTTATTGCCGTTTCCATATCAACTTTTCCATTTACAAAATCAGAAAACATGTTTCCAACTACACTCCTTATTTCATACCATACACCTATTTGTGGATCAAATACTGCATTATCAATTTGAGTTAAAGGAATTTCAGCAAGTGGATCAGATTTTACATTTTCTTTCCATATATTTGTTTCAAGTGCACTCTTTCTTACTGGGATATACCCCGTATTTACTGACCAGAATGCTGTAACATCTGGAGATATAAGATATTTCATAAATTCCCATGCAGCTTTCTTTTGCTCTTCGGTTGCATTTGAAAACATAATAACATCGGTTCCCGCAAATGGTACATTTCTCGTTTTCCAAACAGGAACTGGTGCCCAACTCCAATTAAATTTTCCTTTAACCGAACTTTCAACATATTTTCTACCTGCAATTGTTCCAATATACATAACAACTTTTTGTTGACCAAATGGATCATTCATATACCCACCTTGATAATATGCAATTCCTTCATCAATTAATTTTTTTACAAATTTCAAAACATCCCTTGTTTCTGGACTATCAATATTTGAAACCCATTTTCCATCAACAAACTTCAAGATTGATCCGCCTCTCAAAGACAAAAGAATTTGGAACAAATCGGCAGTAGTTCTAAATCCAAAACCGTATTGATCAGGTTTCCCATCACCATCTACATCTTCTGTTAAAACCTTAGCTGCATAATATAATTCGTTGATAGACTTTGGAATATCTACACCATAAAGGGTTAAAAGATCAGCATTGTAATACAACATATACAAACTCTTGTTAAATGGAATTGCATAAACATCATTACCCCACATACAATTCTTTCTCAAAGGTTCATAAATATCTTCCCATTCCTCTTTAGTTAAACCTATTTCTGTATCCGAAAGAAAACCATTTAATTTTTGGACAACACCACTTTGAATAAGCTTTGCAGTCCAGTTGGAATACGCTTGTGAAATCGTAGGAAGTTCTCCTGCCTGAGCGCCAGCAAGCAATTTTTGGCTTAATGCACCATAATTTCCAACATATACAGCTTCAACCTCTATATCTGTATGAGAATCATTAAAAGATTTCACAATCTGTTCCAATGTTTTTCCGTGATTTCCACCCATAGCATGCCAGAACACAACTTTAGTTTTTGCAAATGACACCAAAACTAAAAGTGACAACAAAACTACCAAAAACTTTTTCATGTTACCCCTCCTTCTTATACGTTATTTGGCTTTATATATTATACCACATTGCGTACTATTTTTATATTAAAATAAAATTTACAAAACTTTATGTAAAAACATTAAAATCATATAAAGATATTAAAATCCATTTATCTTATTTTATCTTAGACAACACCATATTCTGGTATAATTAATAAAAGGAGGAATTTTATGGAAAAAATAATAGCCAGAGGATTAAATTTAGAAGAATGGAAAGTAAAAAATGCAATAAGTCTTCTAAAAGAAAACACAATACACTTTGTAGCTAGATATAGGAAAGATCAAACAGGTGGTTTGAACGAAATAACATTAAGAGAAATTGAAAAGAAGTACAAATATCTTGAAAAGGTAGAAAAACTAAAGAAAAAAATACTCAAAACTTTGGAAAAAGAAAGAAAACTTACAACTTCGTTAAGAAAAAAAATACAAAATTCATACAATTTAACAGAGCTTGAGGATATCTACCTTCCATACAAAAAAAGAAAAAAAACTAAGGCAGATATTGCAATAGAGAACGGTCTACTCCCACTTGCAGAAAAAGCATGTAAAAACCAAAAAATAGATATAAAAACACACTATACATCTCTTTTTAATACGAAAGAAAAAATAATAGATGGAATAACGGACATATTGGCCCAAAAATTTGCACATAACGATATAATAAGAAAAAAGTTAGAGTTAATTTTACTTGAACATGGACACATAAAATGCCAAAAAAAGATAAAAGAAAAAACAAAATACGATACATACGACAAATTTGAAAGGAAAATCAAACATCTCAAAGAACATAATATACTATCTATTAATCGAGGGGAAAAAGAAGGTGTTTTACAGGTAAAACTGTATATTAACAAAAAACACCAAGAATACTTATACAGTCTAACCAAATGGGAGCAAAATAAAATAATACGAAAGGGTCTTGAAAAGGGATGGAAATTGTTATTTCCTTCAATTGAAAAAAGGGTAAGAAACACATTAACAAAAAAAGCAGAAGACAGGGCTATAAAGGTATTCGCAGAGAATCTAAAACAACTATTACTAACAAAACCACTAAGAAACAAAAGGCTCATTGCGATTGATCCAGGTAATAAAACAGGATGTAAAATTGCAATTCTCGACGAATTTGGTAACCTATTAGACTATGCTATTATATTTCCCACATCTCCTCACCTTGATTTTGAAAATTCAGAAAAGAAGGTTTTAGAATTTATAGAAAAATATCACCTTGATTTAGTAGTTATAGGAAATGGAACTGCCTCAAGAGAAGTCCAAAAATTCATAGTATCTCTTATAAAAAAACATAAATTAGATATTAAATACACTTTTTCAAATGAAGCAGGTGCATCGGTATATTCCACTTCAGATATAGCAATTGAAGAATTTCCAGACTTAGATCCAACCATAAGAAGTGCAGTTAGTATTGGAAGAAGAATCCAAGATCCTATGGCAGAACTCGTAAAAATAAATCCAAAGTCACTAGGTATAGGACAATATCAACACGATGTTAATCAAAAAAAACTAGATGAAGAACTCAAAAATGTAGTTAGTGATGTGGTAAATTTAGTTGGAGTAGATTTAAACAGTGCTTCTTCAAAACTTTTAGAATATGTCTCTGGAATAACCCCTTCTATTGCAAAAAAAATAATAAAATACAGAGAAAAGATCGGAAAATTCACCGAAAGAAAACAACTACTTGAAATAGACGGACTTGGAAAAAAAACATACACACAATGTGCTGGATTTCTTAGAATAAAAGATGGAAAAAATCCTTTAGAGGCAACCGGCATTCACCCTGAACATTACAATATAGCCGAAGAAATATTAAAAAATCAAAACATTAAAGAAATTTCTGAAAAATACAACATTGGAAATCTAACTTTAGATTACATATTAAATGAGCTTAAAAATATGGGAAAAGATTTAAGAAATAGCTCACATGAAGCTATATTCTACGATAATATAATAACATTTGAAATGCTAAAAGTTGGAACAATTCTAAAGGGAAAAGTAACAAATATAACAGACTTTGGTGTTTTTTTAGATATTGGATTAAAAGAAAGTGGCTTTATCTATAAAAAACTTCTCAATAGAGAAATGAAAATAAATGATATAATAAAAGTAGAAGTAATTGAACTCGACAAAGAACTAAGACACATAAAGCTAAAACCTGTATGATATAATTTTTCTATGGAGGTGAAAGAATGGAACTTAAAGTTTTGACTTTTATCCTTGGTGATGAAGAATTTGCAATTGATATCATGAAAGTCGACAGAGTAAAAGAATACGAAAAAACAACTAAACTTCCAAATTCATTAGACTTTGTTGAAGGTATAATAAACCTCATGGGAGAAGTAATACCGATAATAAACCTCAGAAAAAAGTTTATGTTACCGGACTTTCAAGACAAAGAAAAATCAAAGATCATAGTAATTAGATTTGAAAATGAAAAGAAAATGGGCTTCTTAGTCGATGATGTTAAAGAAGTAATAACTTTAACAGGCGAACAAATTGATCAAACTCCAGAATATAGTGGTCAATCATCAGAATTTCTATTGGGTGTAGCAAAACTCGAAAACAGGATGATACTAATACTAGATGTAGAAAAGGTATTAAAAAAAGAGGAAAAATTAGAAATTTCCTCCATGGTTAAGTAACGTATAAAGACGGGGGATTAACCCTTATCTTTACCTTTGTGGGATATTTTGAAATTACTTCGTTTAAAATACGATTTGTTTTACCTACATCATGCGTTTTTACTATAAAATGATACAAAAAGTTATTTCTTATTTTTGGAATAAAAAATTCGGTAGGTCCAAGTATTTTCAGATTAAAATTTTCAAGTTCAAGTACAAGTTTTTTTGCACTTTTTAGACCAAGCTCCTTATTATTAGAATAAATAATAACCTGAATAATATTTACAAAGGGGGGATATTCTAGATCCTTCCTTTGTTTTAATTCGTATTCATAATAACCTTCCACATCTTGTCTTAATGCATATTCTATGGCAAAACTATCTCTTTCATAAGTTTGTATCAAAGCTTTCCCTTTTTCCTTTCTTCCAGCTCTTCCTATTACTTGAACTAATAATCTAAAAAGATTTAAAGAAGAATTGTAATCTGGGATATTCCTCATTGCATCTACATCAATAACACCAATTAAGCTCACGGTGGGCACATCTAATCCCTTTGTAATCATCTTTGTTCCAATTAAAATATCAATTTCTCCTTCGTATAATTTTTTCAACACCTTTTGAAATTTTTGGTAATTTTTTACCACTTCCGTATCAACTCTTACTATATTTCTGCCTGGAAAAACTTTTTGCAATTCTCCTTCCAATCTTTCAGTTCCCATTCCTTTTTCGTAAAAAAGAGCAGAACCACAAATTGGGCAAGAAATTTCAGGAACACTTTCAAATCCACATATATGACAC encodes the following:
- a CDS encoding ABC transporter substrate-binding protein; amino-acid sequence: MKKFLVVLLSLLVLVSFAKTKVVFWHAMGGNHGKTLEQIVKSFNDSHTDIEVEAVYVGNYGALSQKLLAGAQAGELPTISQAYSNWTAKLIQSGVVQKLNGFLSDTEIGLTKEEWEDIYEPLRKNCMWGNDVYAIPFNKSLYMLYYNADLLTLYGVDIPKSINELYYAAKVLTEDVDGDGKPDQYGFGFRTTADLFQILLSLRGGSILKFVDGKWVSNIDSPETRDVLKFVKKLIDEGIAYYQGGYMNDPFGQQKVVMYIGTIAGRKYVESSVKGKFNWSWAPVPVWKTRNVPFAGTDVIMFSNATEEQKKAAWEFMKYLISPDVTAFWSVNTGYIPVRKSALETNIWKENVKSDPLAEIPLTQIDNAVFDPQIGVWYEIRSVVGNMFSDFVNGKVDMETAIKTADDQINKYLAEEYGE
- a CDS encoding helix-hairpin-helix domain-containing protein, whose amino-acid sequence is MEKIIARGLNLEEWKVKNAISLLKENTIHFVARYRKDQTGGLNEITLREIEKKYKYLEKVEKLKKKILKTLEKERKLTTSLRKKIQNSYNLTELEDIYLPYKKRKKTKADIAIENGLLPLAEKACKNQKIDIKTHYTSLFNTKEKIIDGITDILAQKFAHNDIIRKKLELILLEHGHIKCQKKIKEKTKYDTYDKFERKIKHLKEHNILSINRGEKEGVLQVKLYINKKHQEYLYSLTKWEQNKIIRKGLEKGWKLLFPSIEKRVRNTLTKKAEDRAIKVFAENLKQLLLTKPLRNKRLIAIDPGNKTGCKIAILDEFGNLLDYAIIFPTSPHLDFENSEKKVLEFIEKYHLDLVVIGNGTASREVQKFIVSLIKKHKLDIKYTFSNEAGASVYSTSDIAIEEFPDLDPTIRSAVSIGRRIQDPMAELVKINPKSLGIGQYQHDVNQKKLDEELKNVVSDVVNLVGVDLNSASSKLLEYVSGITPSIAKKIIKYREKIGKFTERKQLLEIDGLGKKTYTQCAGFLRIKDGKNPLEATGIHPEHYNIAEEILKNQNIKEISEKYNIGNLTLDYILNELKNMGKDLRNSSHEAIFYDNIITFEMLKVGTILKGKVTNITDFGVFLDIGLKESGFIYKKLLNREMKINDIIKVEVIELDKELRHIKLKPV
- a CDS encoding chemotaxis protein CheW, producing the protein MELKVLTFILGDEEFAIDIMKVDRVKEYEKTTKLPNSLDFVEGIINLMGEVIPIINLRKKFMLPDFQDKEKSKIIVIRFENEKKMGFLVDDVKEVITLTGEQIDQTPEYSGQSSEFLLGVAKLENRMILILDVEKVLKKEEKLEISSMVK